Within Pseudomonas cichorii, the genomic segment GCCTGCCTGGGCCGGACCTGCGAGTATCCGCTGGAAACCATCGCGTCCGGTTGCGCCGCTGCGATAGATGCGCAGCTCGTTCAAGCGCTCCTGATCGAAGGTCAGAGTGCCGCGGGTGCCGCTGATTTCAAAGCTCAGATGGTTCTTGTAGCCGTGCTTGAGCCAACTGCTGCTGAAGGTGCCGCGTGCGCCACTGGCAAAGCGCAGCAGGGCATGAGTCTGATCGTCCACCGCAATCGAACGCATCTCGTTACTGCCGCGGGTGGCGGGGCGCTGGCGATGCACGGTGCTTGAATCGGCGCATACCGCTTCGATATCGCCCAGCAGGTAGCGGGCCATGGCCAGCAGATGGCTGCCAAGATCGGCCAGTGCGCCACCGGCATGCTCGGCTTCACAGCGCCAGGACCATGGCGATGCCGGGTCGCCCATGAAGTCTTCGCTGAACTCTCCCTGGAAACTGATGATTTCCCCCAGCTCTCCCGCGTCGATCATTTCTCTTGCGAGGTCGATCATCGGGTTGTGCTGATAGTTGTAACCCACTTGCGTCACGACGCCTGCGGCCTCGGCACTACGGCGCATTTCATCCGCCTGGGCCAGGCTGACTGCCAGAGGCTTTTCGCAATACACCGCTTTTCCTGCAGCGATGGCGGCCATGGCCATGGGGAAGTGCAAATGATTGGGCGTGGTGATCGCGACGATCTGTACCTGAGGATCGTCGATCAGTTGTTGCCAGTCACTGTGGCTGCGCTCAAAGCCCCATGCCTGAGCACATTGCCCGGCGCGGGCACTGTCTGCATCGGCGAGGGCTGCGAGGTGAATAGGGGCAGGAAGTTCAAAGGCTGCACTGACATTGCGAAACGCCAGGGCATGGGCGCGGCCCATGAAGCCGGTGCCGATCAGGCCGATACCCAAGGGTGCGGGGAGGGGGTTTTTCCGCATGACAATCTCCGTGATGGATTATTGTTTTCGGAAAATATATTCCACAAATTATAATTATGGAAATTTAATTCTTGTTTTGTTGGTGTGGTCATTCTTCGCGAATGAATTCGCTCTCACGGGGAGTGGGGGATTCATTCGCGAAAGGATCAGGAAAGAAACCCGCCATCCACATTCAGTGCGACCCCGGTCGTGTAGCTCGACGCTTCACTGGCCAGATACAGCACCGCGCCTGCCATTTCGCTGGGAGCAGCCACGCGCTTGAGGGGGATCTGGGCCAGTGCCATGTTGAGGATGGCGTCGTTCTTGACCAGCGCCGAGGCAAATTTGGTGTCGGTGAGGCCCG encodes:
- a CDS encoding Gfo/Idh/MocA family protein; amino-acid sequence: MRKNPLPAPLGIGLIGTGFMGRAHALAFRNVSAAFELPAPIHLAALADADSARAGQCAQAWGFERSHSDWQQLIDDPQVQIVAITTPNHLHFPMAMAAIAAGKAVYCEKPLAVSLAQADEMRRSAEAAGVVTQVGYNYQHNPMIDLAREMIDAGELGEIISFQGEFSEDFMGDPASPWSWRCEAEHAGGALADLGSHLLAMARYLLGDIEAVCADSSTVHRQRPATRGSNEMRSIAVDDQTHALLRFASGARGTFSSSWLKHGYKNHLSFEISGTRGTLTFDQERLNELRIYRSGATGRDGFQRILAGPAQAGYAAFCPAPGHQLGYNELKALEVHSLIQAVCGVGKRGPDFEEAWQIERLAAAIRLAAREQRWVGLGEI